The Arachis ipaensis cultivar K30076 chromosome B07, Araip1.1, whole genome shotgun sequence genome includes a window with the following:
- the LOC107609402 gene encoding uncharacterized protein LOC107609402 yields the protein MQQKRTLIFLLVALIALAYRAIQPPPPRTCGSPGGPPITAPRIRLRDGRHLAYKEHGVPRELAKNKIVFLHGFASTRHDTVITVNLPSGLLEELGAYIVSFDRPGYGESDPDPIRTPKSLAFDVEELADKLGLGPKFYVFGYSMGGQAVWGVLKYIPHRLAGATLLTPVTNYWWNAFPSNLFTKTYYKQPAQDQWAVGIAHYLPSLTYWWITQKWFPTSSVVEYNPAIFSQQDLSIIRSSNFSKGRENQAVQQGESESICRDMIIGFGAWDFDPLKIDNPFPKNEGQVHVWQGEDDQLVPAMLQRYLAQNIPWIQYHELPGAGHMFPLGDKLNEAILKTQLLI from the exons ATGCAACAAAAAAGAACATTGATTTTCTTATTGGTTGCCTTGATAGCGTTGGCATACAGGGCGATCCAGCCGCCTCCCCCAAGAACATGCGGTTCACCGGGTGGTCCGCCCATCACAGCACCAAGAATAAGGCTTAGAGATGGGAGGCATTTGGCATACAAGGAACATGGTGTTCCTAGAGAATTAGCCAAGAACAAGATCGTCTTCTTACACGGCTTTGCTTCTACCAGACATGATACTGTGATTACAGTGAATCTTCCTTCG GGTCTTCTAGAGGAACTGGGAGCATATATAGTGTCTTTTGATAGACCAGGGTATGGGGAGAGTGATCCGGATCCCATCCGAACACCCAAAAGTTTGGCTTTTGATGTTGAAGAGCTTGCAGATAAGCTGGGACTTGGACCCAAGTTTTATGTTTTTGGATACTCCATGGGAGGGCAGGCTGTTTGGGGTGTCCTCAAGTACATCCCTCACAG ACTTGCTGGAGCAACACTATTGACCCCAGTTACCAACTACTGGTGGAATGCTTTCCCTTCTAACTTGTTTACAAAGACTTACTACAAGCAACCTGCACAAGACCAATGGGCTGTTGGAATTGCTCATTACTTACCATCGCTAACATATTGGTGGATCACTCAGAAGTGGTTTCCAACATCAAGTGTTGTGGAATACAATCCTGCTATTTTCTCACAACAAGATTTATCCATAATTCGCTCTTCTAATTTTTCAAAAGGTCGAGAAAATCAG GCGGTGCAACAAGGTGAATCTGAATCCATTTGCCGTGACATGATCATTGGATTTGGAGCTTGGGACTTCGATCCCCTCAAGATTGATAACCCATTTCCAAAGAATGAAGGCCAGGTTCATGTATGGCAAGGTGAAGATGATCAGCTTGTTCCTGCTATGCTACAACGCTATCTTGCTCAAAACATTCCATGGATTCAGTACCATGAATTGCCAGGTGCAGGGCATATGTTTCCGTTAGGAGACAAACTCAATGAAGCCATTCTCAAAACACAATTACTTATATGA
- the LOC107609873 gene encoding cyanate hydratase-like isoform X3 gives MEDNSKASIVKKLQAVKQENGKSYSELAEETGLTNVYVAQLLKRQAQLKPQTAPKLRAALPELTDDLLEEMMRHPLRSYDPHLIQDPTVYRLNEAVMHFGESIKEIINEDFGDGMSYMLCHSIFTAYCLKRGY, from the exons ATGGAGGATAATAGCAAAGCGAGCATAGTGAAAAAGCTCCAAGCTGTGAAGCAGGAGAACGGCAAGTCGTACAGTGAGTTAGCGGAGGAAACCGGACTGACCAACGTGTATGTTGCCCAGCTCCTGAAAAGACAAGCTCAGCTCAAACCCCAAACTGCCCCTAAGCTCCGGGCAGCCCTCCCCGAGCTGACCGATGATCTTTTGGAAGAGATGATGAGGCATCCCTTGAGGTCTTATGACCCTCACCTCATCCAAGACCCCACTGTAtacag GTTGAATGAAGCTGTTATGCATTTTGGGGAGAGCATTAAAGAAATAATCAATGAAGACTTTGGTGATGGGAT GTCATATATGCTATGCCATTCAATTTTTACAGCTTATTGTTTAAAAAGAGGATATTAG
- the LOC107608191 gene encoding uncharacterized protein LOC107608191, whose translation MERNVNGKENREAATWDLRKTALFCLASRFCKLPESSVAGNQHWSCPESLLLLPWELVLEPLMELLCLVIFASCDIEERVASETNDAWCISTLNRLKEALPLSLKIREGRF comes from the exons ATGGAGAGGAACGTGAATGGAAAAGAAAACAGGGAAGCTGCTACTTGGGATTTGAGGAAAACGGCTCTGTTCTGCCTCGCCTCTAGGTTCTGCAAGTTGCCAGAGTCCTCAGTCGCCGGGAACCAGCACTGGAGCTGCCCAGAATCACTACTGCTGCTGCCATGGGAGCTGGTATTGGAACCACTGATGGAGCTGCTGTGTTTAGTGATTTTCGCGAGTTGTGACATCGAG GAAAGAGTGGCAAGTGAAACAAATGATGCATGGTGCATTTCTACCCTAAATAGACTTAAAGAAGCTTTGCCATTGAGCTTGAAG ATACGAGAGGGTAGATTTTAA
- the LOC107609873 gene encoding cyanate hydratase-like isoform X2, whose protein sequence is MEDNSKASIVKKLQAVKQENGKSYSELAEETGLTNVYVAQLLKRQAQLKPQTAPKLRAALPELTDDLLEEMMRHPLRSYDPHLIQDPTVYRLNEAVMHFGESIKEIINEDFGDGITSAIDFYCSVDKVKGVDGKDRVVLTFDGKFLPYSEQKSEHMVSRQRPHRN, encoded by the exons ATGGAGGATAATAGCAAAGCGAGCATAGTGAAAAAGCTCCAAGCTGTGAAGCAGGAGAACGGCAAGTCGTACAGTGAGTTAGCGGAGGAAACCGGACTGACCAACGTGTATGTTGCCCAGCTCCTGAAAAGACAAGCTCAGCTCAAACCCCAAACTGCCCCTAAGCTCCGGGCAGCCCTCCCCGAGCTGACCGATGATCTTTTGGAAGAGATGATGAGGCATCCCTTGAGGTCTTATGACCCTCACCTCATCCAAGACCCCACTGTAtacag GTTGAATGAAGCTGTTATGCATTTTGGGGAGAGCATTAAAGAAATAATCAATGAAGACTTTGGTGATGGGAT CACGTCAGCAATAGATTTCTACTGCTCAGTTGACAAAGTCAAGGGAGTAGATGGGAAAGATCGTGTGGTCCTGACATTTGATGGAAAATTTTTGCCATATTCGGAGCAG AAATCAGAGCACATGGTTTCAAGACAAAGGCCACACAGAAATTAA
- the LOC107609873 gene encoding cyanate hydratase-like isoform X1 — translation MEDNSKASIVKKLQAVKQENGKSYSELAEETGLTNVYVAQLLKRQAQLKPQTAPKLRAALPELTDDLLEEMMRHPLRSYDPHLIQDPTVYRLNEAVMHFGESIKEIINEDFGDGITSAIDFYCSVDKVKGVDGKDRVVLTFDGKFLPYSEQPQECLTLLTAILMSKLSHCEQKSEHMVSRQRPHRN, via the exons ATGGAGGATAATAGCAAAGCGAGCATAGTGAAAAAGCTCCAAGCTGTGAAGCAGGAGAACGGCAAGTCGTACAGTGAGTTAGCGGAGGAAACCGGACTGACCAACGTGTATGTTGCCCAGCTCCTGAAAAGACAAGCTCAGCTCAAACCCCAAACTGCCCCTAAGCTCCGGGCAGCCCTCCCCGAGCTGACCGATGATCTTTTGGAAGAGATGATGAGGCATCCCTTGAGGTCTTATGACCCTCACCTCATCCAAGACCCCACTGTAtacag GTTGAATGAAGCTGTTATGCATTTTGGGGAGAGCATTAAAGAAATAATCAATGAAGACTTTGGTGATGGGAT CACGTCAGCAATAGATTTCTACTGCTCAGTTGACAAAGTCAAGGGAGTAGATGGGAAAGATCGTGTGGTCCTGACATTTGATGGAAAATTTTTGCCATATTCGGAGCAG CCTCAAGAGTGTCTCACTTTGCTAACT GCTATACTTATGTCCAAACTTTCCCATTGTGAGCAGAAATCAGAGCACATGGTTTCAAGACAAAGGCCACACAGAAATTAA